Proteins co-encoded in one Quercus robur chromosome 8, dhQueRobu3.1, whole genome shotgun sequence genomic window:
- the LOC126696169 gene encoding uncharacterized protein LOC126696169 produces MAIKEDKHVKIMFNRIQKMPQVNAAELYVSLEAGVDNTTEVVQQTTTALQFTALDDGCTTMGGYAMGGYTLPSQDYVANTGETLYSQETHLEEEDEDEDEDHAANDGENIDDMDQYEERIEQGDFENDVDEHEVIPNFEEENMEYDHWLQTSCGLILCKYLGRYDAVKRALIIYAAKDNRNFSIQRSTRTQLCVACVDDNCKWYVGAYMKPKFNGLWMVASYVGPQSCIPFGLRRDGKMMDSTFVASEIVGRLRQKHTTPIDELWEIIRTKYDHELSYYKVWDAKQKAIAKIFGDWEESYQRLRKLLLAYLDQDSGT; encoded by the exons ATGGCAATTAAAGAAGATAAACATGTAAAGATAATGTTTAATAGGATCCAGAAAATGCCCCAAGTAAATGCTGCTGAGTTGTATGTAAGTTTGGAGGCTGGTGTAGACAACACTACTGAGGTGGTGCAACAAACAACTACAGCTTTACAATTTACAGCCCTAGATGATGGATGCACTACAATGGGAGGGTATGCAATGGGAGGTTATACGCTCCCATCTCAAGATTATGTTGCGAATACTGGTGAAACCCTCTATTCTCAAGAGACACATTTAGAggaggaagacgaagacgaagacgaagatcaTGCTGCGAATGATGGTGAAAATATTGATGATATGGATCAGTACGAAGAGAGGATTGAGCAAGGCGACTTTGAGAATGATGTGGATGAGCATGAAGTCATTCCtaattttgaagaggaaaatatgga ATACGACCACTGGCTACAGACCTCCTGCGGACTCATTCTCTGCAAATACTTGGGAAGATATG ATGCGGTGAAGCGTGCATTGATAATATACGCAGCAAAGGATAATAGAAATTTCTCCATCCAAAGGTCGACCAGAACTCAATTGTGCGTCGCGTGCGTTGACGACAACTGCAAGTGGTACGTTGGGGCATACATGAAGCCTAAATTCAATGGTCTGTGGATGGTCGCATCTTATGTGGGTCCACAAAGTTGTATACCCTTTGGGCTACGAAGAGACGGTAAAATGATGGATTCTACTTTTGTTGCATCAGAAATTGTGGGAAGATTGCGACAAAAGCACACTACTCCTATTGATGAGCTTTGGGAGATCATACGTACTAAGTATGATCATgagctttcttactataaagtatgggacgcaaaacaaaaggcaattgcTAAGATTTTTGGGGATTGGGAGGAGTCTTACCAAAGGTTGCGAAAGTTGTTATTGGCATACTTGGATCAGGATTCGGGTACCTAG